A single Argentina anserina chromosome 7, drPotAnse1.1, whole genome shotgun sequence DNA region contains:
- the LOC126801905 gene encoding U-box domain-containing protein 33 isoform X3: MAVVRSVPAMMRPAEPIRYPDTSDMASFGEIVVEPVARVIQDMIYVTVGTSVKESKSNLIWTLQNSGGKRVCIIHVHQPAMMIPMMGTKFPASQMKDQEVRAFREIERQNMQKILEDYLRICRQMGVRAEKLHIEMDCIEKGIVELISQHGIRKLVMGAAADKSHSSRKMTDLKSKKAIYVREHAPIFCHIQFVCKGHLIHTREANLDAIDTQVALPPPRPSPDSEPSRLHLRSRSSVTFGQNNRLPLSNPAQDLFRRVRSSKTDKYGGSTSDVTEGISTPSSSRLEADGIVDEWDRLSRSASGYSSCSSSALGDLPLIQFERIEGSENGSGNSIALTHLKDLNRSSPPSVLDGNVDDTLYDHLDQAMAEAENAKREAFEEAIRRGKAEKDAIDAIRRAKASEFLYNEELKQRKEIEDTVAREREELEKMKRQRDEVMEELSAALEQKSQLESQIIESDRIVQSLEQKIISAVDLLQSYKRERDELHVERDNALREAEELRIQQGEASSAHVPQFFSDFSFSEIEEASQNFDPSAKIGEGGFGSIFKGFLRHTEVAIKMLNAHSLQGPSEFQQEVDILSKLRHTNLVTLIGACPEAWTLIYEYLPNGSLEDRLNCKGNTPPLSWQARIRIATELCSVLIFLHSSKPHSIVHGDLKPSNILLDANFVCKLSDFGISRLLARGQGSSNNTTLFCRTDPKGTFAYMDPEFLSSGELTPKSDVYSFGIILLRLLTGRPPLGITKEVQYALDSGKLETLLDPLAGDWPFVQAEQVARLALRCCEMSRKCRADLVSDVWRVLEPMRASCGSSSSFRLGTEEHFQPPSYFICPIFQEVMQDPHVAADGFTYEAEALRGWMDSGHETSPMTNLKLEHKNLVPNHALRSAIQEWLQQH, encoded by the exons ATGGCTGTTGTGAGGTCTGTTCCTGCAATGATGCGACCGGCTGAGCCAATAAGGTATCCTGATACTTCAGATATGGCTAGTTTTGGAGAGATTGTGGTGGAGCCTGTGGCTCGGGTGATCCAAGATATGATATATGTGACAGTGGGGACTTCTGTGAAGGAGAGCAAGTCGAATCTGATTTGGACATTGCAGAACTCAGGAGGGAAGAGGGTTTGCATAATTCATGTTCATCAGCCTGCAATGATGATTCCAATGA TGGGAACTAAGTTTCCAGCAAGCCAAATGAAGGATCAGGAAGTCAGAGCATTTCGTGAAATCGAAAGGCAAAACATGCAAAAGATCCTAGAAGATTACCTTCGTATATGTCGTCAAATGGGG GTTCGAGCAGAAAAATTACATATTGAAATGGACTGTATTGAGAAGGGAATAGTGGAACTCATCTCTCAACACGGGATCAGGAAGCTAGTTATGGGAGCAGCAGCAGACAAGTCCCATTCAAG CAGGAAAATGACGGACCTCAAGTCTAAGAAAGCCATATACGTGCGTGAGCATGCACCTATTTTCTGTCACATACAATTTGTTTGCAAGGGGCACCTTATACACACCAG GGAAGCAAATTTAGATGCAATTGATACGCAAGTTGCATTGCCACCGCCAAGGCCAAGCCCCGATTCTGAACCATCACGACTTCATTTGAGATCAAGATCATCTGTGACATTTGGGCAGAATAATCGACTGCCACTCAGCAACCCAGCTCAAGATTTGTTCCGTCGGGTAAGATCGTCAAAAACTGACAAATATGGAGGAAGCACATCAGATGTTACAGAAGGGATTTCAACTCCTTCAAGCAGTAGGTTGGAAGCAGACGGGATTGTTGATGAATGGGATCGCCTGTCAAGGAGTGCTTCTGGATATTCATCATGCTCTTCTTCTGCATTGGGTGATTTACCTTTGATACAGTTTGAGAGGATTGAGGGAAGTGAAAATGGTTCAGGAAACTCGATTGCACTTACTCATCTCAAAGATCTTAATCGTTCATCCCCTCCCAGTGTATTG GATGGAAATGTAGACGATACTCTTTATGATCATCTTGACCAAGCAATGGCAGAGGCTGAAAATGCAAAGCGAGAAGCATTTGAAGAGGCTATTAGGCGTGGGAAAGCAGAAAAAGATGCTATAGATGCTATACGAAGG GCTAAGGCATCAGAGTTCTTATACAATGAGGAgttgaaacaaagaaaagaaattgaggacaCAGTagcaagagaaagagaagaacttGAAAAGATGAAAAGGCAACGAGATGAAGTCATGGAAGAATTAAGTGCCGCCTTAGAACAAAAATCACAACTCGAGAGCCAAATTATTGAGTCTGATCGGATAGTCCAGAGCTTGGAGCAGAAGATCATTTCTGCTGTGGATCTCTTACAAAGTTACAAAAGAGAACGGGATGAGTTGCATGTAGAGCGTGATAATGCTCTTAGAGAAGCGGAGGAGCTAAGGATACAACAAGGAGAGGCCTCAAGCGCACATGTGCCACAgttcttttctgatttttcattttctgagATCGAGGAAGCTAGTCAAAACTTTGATCCTTCAGCTAAGATTGGAGAAGGTGGTTTTGGAAGCATTTTTAAAGGTTTCCTTCGTCACACTGAGGTGGCTATAAAAATGCTAAATGCTCATAGTTTGCAAGGCCCCTCTGAATTCCAGCAAGAG GTAGATATACTAAGTAAACTGAGGCACACCAATCTTGTCACACTTATTGGTGCCTGCCCTGAAGCTTGGACTCTGATCTACGAGTATCTACCAAATGGAAGCCTTGAAGATCGGCTAAACTGCAAGGGCAATACACCTCCATTATCATGGCAAGCTCGAATTCGTATTGCTACTGAGTTGTGCTCTGTCCTAATATTTCTACACTCCAGTAAACCACACAGCATTGTACATGGTGATTTGAAACCTTCCAATATTCTCCTTGATGCCAACTTTGTCTGCAAGCTTAGTGACTTTGGTATCAGTCGGCTATTGGCTCGTGGCCAAGGTTCAAGCAACAATACAACACTATTTTGCAGGACTGATCCGAAAGGAACTTTTGCCTACATGGATCCGGAGTTCCTTTCATCGGGAGAACTTACACCAAAGTCAGATGTGTACTCATTTGGAATTATACTCTTACGGTTGCTAACCGGAAGACCACCTTTGGGAATAACAAAGGAAGTACAGTATGCATTAGATTCTGGGAAGCTGGAAACCCTCTTGGATCCTTTAGCTGGAGACTGGCCATTTGTACAGGCTGAACAGGTAGCTCGCTTGGCATTGAGGTGTTGTGAGATGAGCCGGAAGTGCAGGGCAGACCTCGTGTCAGATGTTTGGAGGGTACTCGAACCAATGAGGGCTTCATGTGGCTCCTCCTCATCCTTCCGGCTGGGTACTGAAGAGCATTTCCAACCTCCctcatattttatttgtccCATTTTCCAG GAAGTCATGCAAGATCCGCATGTTGCAGCAGATGGTTTCACTTATGAAGCAGAAGCTCTGCGAGGATGGATGGACAGTGGCCACGAAACTTCACCTATGACAAACCTTAAGCTTGAACACAAGAATCTCGTCCCCAACCATGCTCTTCGCTCTGCAATTCAGGAGTGGCTGCAACAGCACTGA
- the LOC126801905 gene encoding U-box domain-containing protein 33 isoform X1 — protein MAVVRSVPAMMRPAEPIRYPDTSDMASFGEIVVEPVARVIQDMIYVTVGTSVKESKSNLIWTLQNSGGKRVCIIHVHQPAMMIPMMGTKFPASQMKDQEVRAFREIERQNMQKILEDYLRICRQMGVRAEKLHIEMDCIEKGIVELISQHGIRKLVMGAAADKSHSSRKMTDLKSKKAIYVREHAPIFCHIQFVCKGHLIHTREANLDAIDTQVALPPPRPSPDSEPSRLHLRSRSSVTFGQNNRLPLSNPAQDLFRRVRSSKTDKYGGSTSDVTEGISTPSSSRLEADGIVDEWDRLSRSASGYSSCSSSALGDLPLIQFERIEGSENGSGNSIALTHLKDLNRSSPPSVLQDGNVDDTLYDHLDQAMAEAENAKREAFEEAIRRGKAEKDAIDAIRRAKASEFLYNEELKQRKEIEDTVAREREELEKMKRQRDEVMEELSAALEQKSQLESQIIESDRIVQSLEQKIISAVDLLQSYKRERDELHVERDNALREAEELRIQQGEASSAHVPQFFSDFSFSEIEEASQNFDPSAKIGEGGFGSIFKGFLRHTEVAIKMLNAHSLQGPSEFQQEVDILSKLRHTNLVTLIGACPEAWTLIYEYLPNGSLEDRLNCKGNTPPLSWQARIRIATELCSVLIFLHSSKPHSIVHGDLKPSNILLDANFVCKLSDFGISRLLARGQGSSNNTTLFCRTDPKGTFAYMDPEFLSSGELTPKSDVYSFGIILLRLLTGRPPLGITKEVQYALDSGKLETLLDPLAGDWPFVQAEQVARLALRCCEMSRKCRADLVSDVWRVLEPMRASCGSSSSFRLGTEEHFQPPSYFICPIFQEVMQDPHVAADGFTYEAEALRGWMDSGHETSPMTNLKLEHKNLVPNHALRSAIQEWLQQH, from the exons ATGGCTGTTGTGAGGTCTGTTCCTGCAATGATGCGACCGGCTGAGCCAATAAGGTATCCTGATACTTCAGATATGGCTAGTTTTGGAGAGATTGTGGTGGAGCCTGTGGCTCGGGTGATCCAAGATATGATATATGTGACAGTGGGGACTTCTGTGAAGGAGAGCAAGTCGAATCTGATTTGGACATTGCAGAACTCAGGAGGGAAGAGGGTTTGCATAATTCATGTTCATCAGCCTGCAATGATGATTCCAATGA TGGGAACTAAGTTTCCAGCAAGCCAAATGAAGGATCAGGAAGTCAGAGCATTTCGTGAAATCGAAAGGCAAAACATGCAAAAGATCCTAGAAGATTACCTTCGTATATGTCGTCAAATGGGG GTTCGAGCAGAAAAATTACATATTGAAATGGACTGTATTGAGAAGGGAATAGTGGAACTCATCTCTCAACACGGGATCAGGAAGCTAGTTATGGGAGCAGCAGCAGACAAGTCCCATTCAAG CAGGAAAATGACGGACCTCAAGTCTAAGAAAGCCATATACGTGCGTGAGCATGCACCTATTTTCTGTCACATACAATTTGTTTGCAAGGGGCACCTTATACACACCAG GGAAGCAAATTTAGATGCAATTGATACGCAAGTTGCATTGCCACCGCCAAGGCCAAGCCCCGATTCTGAACCATCACGACTTCATTTGAGATCAAGATCATCTGTGACATTTGGGCAGAATAATCGACTGCCACTCAGCAACCCAGCTCAAGATTTGTTCCGTCGGGTAAGATCGTCAAAAACTGACAAATATGGAGGAAGCACATCAGATGTTACAGAAGGGATTTCAACTCCTTCAAGCAGTAGGTTGGAAGCAGACGGGATTGTTGATGAATGGGATCGCCTGTCAAGGAGTGCTTCTGGATATTCATCATGCTCTTCTTCTGCATTGGGTGATTTACCTTTGATACAGTTTGAGAGGATTGAGGGAAGTGAAAATGGTTCAGGAAACTCGATTGCACTTACTCATCTCAAAGATCTTAATCGTTCATCCCCTCCCAGTGTATTG CAGGATGGAAATGTAGACGATACTCTTTATGATCATCTTGACCAAGCAATGGCAGAGGCTGAAAATGCAAAGCGAGAAGCATTTGAAGAGGCTATTAGGCGTGGGAAAGCAGAAAAAGATGCTATAGATGCTATACGAAGG GCTAAGGCATCAGAGTTCTTATACAATGAGGAgttgaaacaaagaaaagaaattgaggacaCAGTagcaagagaaagagaagaacttGAAAAGATGAAAAGGCAACGAGATGAAGTCATGGAAGAATTAAGTGCCGCCTTAGAACAAAAATCACAACTCGAGAGCCAAATTATTGAGTCTGATCGGATAGTCCAGAGCTTGGAGCAGAAGATCATTTCTGCTGTGGATCTCTTACAAAGTTACAAAAGAGAACGGGATGAGTTGCATGTAGAGCGTGATAATGCTCTTAGAGAAGCGGAGGAGCTAAGGATACAACAAGGAGAGGCCTCAAGCGCACATGTGCCACAgttcttttctgatttttcattttctgagATCGAGGAAGCTAGTCAAAACTTTGATCCTTCAGCTAAGATTGGAGAAGGTGGTTTTGGAAGCATTTTTAAAGGTTTCCTTCGTCACACTGAGGTGGCTATAAAAATGCTAAATGCTCATAGTTTGCAAGGCCCCTCTGAATTCCAGCAAGAG GTAGATATACTAAGTAAACTGAGGCACACCAATCTTGTCACACTTATTGGTGCCTGCCCTGAAGCTTGGACTCTGATCTACGAGTATCTACCAAATGGAAGCCTTGAAGATCGGCTAAACTGCAAGGGCAATACACCTCCATTATCATGGCAAGCTCGAATTCGTATTGCTACTGAGTTGTGCTCTGTCCTAATATTTCTACACTCCAGTAAACCACACAGCATTGTACATGGTGATTTGAAACCTTCCAATATTCTCCTTGATGCCAACTTTGTCTGCAAGCTTAGTGACTTTGGTATCAGTCGGCTATTGGCTCGTGGCCAAGGTTCAAGCAACAATACAACACTATTTTGCAGGACTGATCCGAAAGGAACTTTTGCCTACATGGATCCGGAGTTCCTTTCATCGGGAGAACTTACACCAAAGTCAGATGTGTACTCATTTGGAATTATACTCTTACGGTTGCTAACCGGAAGACCACCTTTGGGAATAACAAAGGAAGTACAGTATGCATTAGATTCTGGGAAGCTGGAAACCCTCTTGGATCCTTTAGCTGGAGACTGGCCATTTGTACAGGCTGAACAGGTAGCTCGCTTGGCATTGAGGTGTTGTGAGATGAGCCGGAAGTGCAGGGCAGACCTCGTGTCAGATGTTTGGAGGGTACTCGAACCAATGAGGGCTTCATGTGGCTCCTCCTCATCCTTCCGGCTGGGTACTGAAGAGCATTTCCAACCTCCctcatattttatttgtccCATTTTCCAG GAAGTCATGCAAGATCCGCATGTTGCAGCAGATGGTTTCACTTATGAAGCAGAAGCTCTGCGAGGATGGATGGACAGTGGCCACGAAACTTCACCTATGACAAACCTTAAGCTTGAACACAAGAATCTCGTCCCCAACCATGCTCTTCGCTCTGCAATTCAGGAGTGGCTGCAACAGCACTGA
- the LOC126801905 gene encoding U-box domain-containing protein 33 isoform X2: protein MAVVRSVPAMMRPAEPIRYPDTSDMASFGEIVVEPVARVIQDMIYVTVGTSVKESKSNLIWTLQNSGGKRVCIIHVHQPAMMIPMMGTKFPASQMKDQEVRAFREIERQNMQKILEDYLRICRQMGVRAEKLHIEMDCIEKGIVELISQHGIRKLVMGAAADKSHSRKMTDLKSKKAIYVREHAPIFCHIQFVCKGHLIHTREANLDAIDTQVALPPPRPSPDSEPSRLHLRSRSSVTFGQNNRLPLSNPAQDLFRRVRSSKTDKYGGSTSDVTEGISTPSSSRLEADGIVDEWDRLSRSASGYSSCSSSALGDLPLIQFERIEGSENGSGNSIALTHLKDLNRSSPPSVLQDGNVDDTLYDHLDQAMAEAENAKREAFEEAIRRGKAEKDAIDAIRRAKASEFLYNEELKQRKEIEDTVAREREELEKMKRQRDEVMEELSAALEQKSQLESQIIESDRIVQSLEQKIISAVDLLQSYKRERDELHVERDNALREAEELRIQQGEASSAHVPQFFSDFSFSEIEEASQNFDPSAKIGEGGFGSIFKGFLRHTEVAIKMLNAHSLQGPSEFQQEVDILSKLRHTNLVTLIGACPEAWTLIYEYLPNGSLEDRLNCKGNTPPLSWQARIRIATELCSVLIFLHSSKPHSIVHGDLKPSNILLDANFVCKLSDFGISRLLARGQGSSNNTTLFCRTDPKGTFAYMDPEFLSSGELTPKSDVYSFGIILLRLLTGRPPLGITKEVQYALDSGKLETLLDPLAGDWPFVQAEQVARLALRCCEMSRKCRADLVSDVWRVLEPMRASCGSSSSFRLGTEEHFQPPSYFICPIFQEVMQDPHVAADGFTYEAEALRGWMDSGHETSPMTNLKLEHKNLVPNHALRSAIQEWLQQH, encoded by the exons ATGGCTGTTGTGAGGTCTGTTCCTGCAATGATGCGACCGGCTGAGCCAATAAGGTATCCTGATACTTCAGATATGGCTAGTTTTGGAGAGATTGTGGTGGAGCCTGTGGCTCGGGTGATCCAAGATATGATATATGTGACAGTGGGGACTTCTGTGAAGGAGAGCAAGTCGAATCTGATTTGGACATTGCAGAACTCAGGAGGGAAGAGGGTTTGCATAATTCATGTTCATCAGCCTGCAATGATGATTCCAATGA TGGGAACTAAGTTTCCAGCAAGCCAAATGAAGGATCAGGAAGTCAGAGCATTTCGTGAAATCGAAAGGCAAAACATGCAAAAGATCCTAGAAGATTACCTTCGTATATGTCGTCAAATGGGG GTTCGAGCAGAAAAATTACATATTGAAATGGACTGTATTGAGAAGGGAATAGTGGAACTCATCTCTCAACACGGGATCAGGAAGCTAGTTATGGGAGCAGCAGCAGACAAGTCCCATTCAAG GAAAATGACGGACCTCAAGTCTAAGAAAGCCATATACGTGCGTGAGCATGCACCTATTTTCTGTCACATACAATTTGTTTGCAAGGGGCACCTTATACACACCAG GGAAGCAAATTTAGATGCAATTGATACGCAAGTTGCATTGCCACCGCCAAGGCCAAGCCCCGATTCTGAACCATCACGACTTCATTTGAGATCAAGATCATCTGTGACATTTGGGCAGAATAATCGACTGCCACTCAGCAACCCAGCTCAAGATTTGTTCCGTCGGGTAAGATCGTCAAAAACTGACAAATATGGAGGAAGCACATCAGATGTTACAGAAGGGATTTCAACTCCTTCAAGCAGTAGGTTGGAAGCAGACGGGATTGTTGATGAATGGGATCGCCTGTCAAGGAGTGCTTCTGGATATTCATCATGCTCTTCTTCTGCATTGGGTGATTTACCTTTGATACAGTTTGAGAGGATTGAGGGAAGTGAAAATGGTTCAGGAAACTCGATTGCACTTACTCATCTCAAAGATCTTAATCGTTCATCCCCTCCCAGTGTATTG CAGGATGGAAATGTAGACGATACTCTTTATGATCATCTTGACCAAGCAATGGCAGAGGCTGAAAATGCAAAGCGAGAAGCATTTGAAGAGGCTATTAGGCGTGGGAAAGCAGAAAAAGATGCTATAGATGCTATACGAAGG GCTAAGGCATCAGAGTTCTTATACAATGAGGAgttgaaacaaagaaaagaaattgaggacaCAGTagcaagagaaagagaagaacttGAAAAGATGAAAAGGCAACGAGATGAAGTCATGGAAGAATTAAGTGCCGCCTTAGAACAAAAATCACAACTCGAGAGCCAAATTATTGAGTCTGATCGGATAGTCCAGAGCTTGGAGCAGAAGATCATTTCTGCTGTGGATCTCTTACAAAGTTACAAAAGAGAACGGGATGAGTTGCATGTAGAGCGTGATAATGCTCTTAGAGAAGCGGAGGAGCTAAGGATACAACAAGGAGAGGCCTCAAGCGCACATGTGCCACAgttcttttctgatttttcattttctgagATCGAGGAAGCTAGTCAAAACTTTGATCCTTCAGCTAAGATTGGAGAAGGTGGTTTTGGAAGCATTTTTAAAGGTTTCCTTCGTCACACTGAGGTGGCTATAAAAATGCTAAATGCTCATAGTTTGCAAGGCCCCTCTGAATTCCAGCAAGAG GTAGATATACTAAGTAAACTGAGGCACACCAATCTTGTCACACTTATTGGTGCCTGCCCTGAAGCTTGGACTCTGATCTACGAGTATCTACCAAATGGAAGCCTTGAAGATCGGCTAAACTGCAAGGGCAATACACCTCCATTATCATGGCAAGCTCGAATTCGTATTGCTACTGAGTTGTGCTCTGTCCTAATATTTCTACACTCCAGTAAACCACACAGCATTGTACATGGTGATTTGAAACCTTCCAATATTCTCCTTGATGCCAACTTTGTCTGCAAGCTTAGTGACTTTGGTATCAGTCGGCTATTGGCTCGTGGCCAAGGTTCAAGCAACAATACAACACTATTTTGCAGGACTGATCCGAAAGGAACTTTTGCCTACATGGATCCGGAGTTCCTTTCATCGGGAGAACTTACACCAAAGTCAGATGTGTACTCATTTGGAATTATACTCTTACGGTTGCTAACCGGAAGACCACCTTTGGGAATAACAAAGGAAGTACAGTATGCATTAGATTCTGGGAAGCTGGAAACCCTCTTGGATCCTTTAGCTGGAGACTGGCCATTTGTACAGGCTGAACAGGTAGCTCGCTTGGCATTGAGGTGTTGTGAGATGAGCCGGAAGTGCAGGGCAGACCTCGTGTCAGATGTTTGGAGGGTACTCGAACCAATGAGGGCTTCATGTGGCTCCTCCTCATCCTTCCGGCTGGGTACTGAAGAGCATTTCCAACCTCCctcatattttatttgtccCATTTTCCAG GAAGTCATGCAAGATCCGCATGTTGCAGCAGATGGTTTCACTTATGAAGCAGAAGCTCTGCGAGGATGGATGGACAGTGGCCACGAAACTTCACCTATGACAAACCTTAAGCTTGAACACAAGAATCTCGTCCCCAACCATGCTCTTCGCTCTGCAATTCAGGAGTGGCTGCAACAGCACTGA
- the LOC126801905 gene encoding U-box domain-containing protein 33 isoform X4, translating to MAVVRSVPAMMRPAEPIRYPDTSDMASFGEIVVEPVARVIQDMIYVTVGTSVKESKSNLIWTLQNSGGKRVCIIHVHQPAMMIPMMGTKFPASQMKDQEVRAFREIERQNMQKILEDYLRICRQMGVRAEKLHIEMDCIEKGIVELISQHGIRKLVMGAAADKSHSRKMTDLKSKKAIYVREHAPIFCHIQFVCKGHLIHTREANLDAIDTQVALPPPRPSPDSEPSRLHLRSRSSVTFGQNNRLPLSNPAQDLFRRVRSSKTDKYGGSTSDVTEGISTPSSSRLEADGIVDEWDRLSRSASGYSSCSSSALGDLPLIQFERIEGSENGSGNSIALTHLKDLNRSSPPSVLDGNVDDTLYDHLDQAMAEAENAKREAFEEAIRRGKAEKDAIDAIRRAKASEFLYNEELKQRKEIEDTVAREREELEKMKRQRDEVMEELSAALEQKSQLESQIIESDRIVQSLEQKIISAVDLLQSYKRERDELHVERDNALREAEELRIQQGEASSAHVPQFFSDFSFSEIEEASQNFDPSAKIGEGGFGSIFKGFLRHTEVAIKMLNAHSLQGPSEFQQEVDILSKLRHTNLVTLIGACPEAWTLIYEYLPNGSLEDRLNCKGNTPPLSWQARIRIATELCSVLIFLHSSKPHSIVHGDLKPSNILLDANFVCKLSDFGISRLLARGQGSSNNTTLFCRTDPKGTFAYMDPEFLSSGELTPKSDVYSFGIILLRLLTGRPPLGITKEVQYALDSGKLETLLDPLAGDWPFVQAEQVARLALRCCEMSRKCRADLVSDVWRVLEPMRASCGSSSSFRLGTEEHFQPPSYFICPIFQEVMQDPHVAADGFTYEAEALRGWMDSGHETSPMTNLKLEHKNLVPNHALRSAIQEWLQQH from the exons ATGGCTGTTGTGAGGTCTGTTCCTGCAATGATGCGACCGGCTGAGCCAATAAGGTATCCTGATACTTCAGATATGGCTAGTTTTGGAGAGATTGTGGTGGAGCCTGTGGCTCGGGTGATCCAAGATATGATATATGTGACAGTGGGGACTTCTGTGAAGGAGAGCAAGTCGAATCTGATTTGGACATTGCAGAACTCAGGAGGGAAGAGGGTTTGCATAATTCATGTTCATCAGCCTGCAATGATGATTCCAATGA TGGGAACTAAGTTTCCAGCAAGCCAAATGAAGGATCAGGAAGTCAGAGCATTTCGTGAAATCGAAAGGCAAAACATGCAAAAGATCCTAGAAGATTACCTTCGTATATGTCGTCAAATGGGG GTTCGAGCAGAAAAATTACATATTGAAATGGACTGTATTGAGAAGGGAATAGTGGAACTCATCTCTCAACACGGGATCAGGAAGCTAGTTATGGGAGCAGCAGCAGACAAGTCCCATTCAAG GAAAATGACGGACCTCAAGTCTAAGAAAGCCATATACGTGCGTGAGCATGCACCTATTTTCTGTCACATACAATTTGTTTGCAAGGGGCACCTTATACACACCAG GGAAGCAAATTTAGATGCAATTGATACGCAAGTTGCATTGCCACCGCCAAGGCCAAGCCCCGATTCTGAACCATCACGACTTCATTTGAGATCAAGATCATCTGTGACATTTGGGCAGAATAATCGACTGCCACTCAGCAACCCAGCTCAAGATTTGTTCCGTCGGGTAAGATCGTCAAAAACTGACAAATATGGAGGAAGCACATCAGATGTTACAGAAGGGATTTCAACTCCTTCAAGCAGTAGGTTGGAAGCAGACGGGATTGTTGATGAATGGGATCGCCTGTCAAGGAGTGCTTCTGGATATTCATCATGCTCTTCTTCTGCATTGGGTGATTTACCTTTGATACAGTTTGAGAGGATTGAGGGAAGTGAAAATGGTTCAGGAAACTCGATTGCACTTACTCATCTCAAAGATCTTAATCGTTCATCCCCTCCCAGTGTATTG GATGGAAATGTAGACGATACTCTTTATGATCATCTTGACCAAGCAATGGCAGAGGCTGAAAATGCAAAGCGAGAAGCATTTGAAGAGGCTATTAGGCGTGGGAAAGCAGAAAAAGATGCTATAGATGCTATACGAAGG GCTAAGGCATCAGAGTTCTTATACAATGAGGAgttgaaacaaagaaaagaaattgaggacaCAGTagcaagagaaagagaagaacttGAAAAGATGAAAAGGCAACGAGATGAAGTCATGGAAGAATTAAGTGCCGCCTTAGAACAAAAATCACAACTCGAGAGCCAAATTATTGAGTCTGATCGGATAGTCCAGAGCTTGGAGCAGAAGATCATTTCTGCTGTGGATCTCTTACAAAGTTACAAAAGAGAACGGGATGAGTTGCATGTAGAGCGTGATAATGCTCTTAGAGAAGCGGAGGAGCTAAGGATACAACAAGGAGAGGCCTCAAGCGCACATGTGCCACAgttcttttctgatttttcattttctgagATCGAGGAAGCTAGTCAAAACTTTGATCCTTCAGCTAAGATTGGAGAAGGTGGTTTTGGAAGCATTTTTAAAGGTTTCCTTCGTCACACTGAGGTGGCTATAAAAATGCTAAATGCTCATAGTTTGCAAGGCCCCTCTGAATTCCAGCAAGAG GTAGATATACTAAGTAAACTGAGGCACACCAATCTTGTCACACTTATTGGTGCCTGCCCTGAAGCTTGGACTCTGATCTACGAGTATCTACCAAATGGAAGCCTTGAAGATCGGCTAAACTGCAAGGGCAATACACCTCCATTATCATGGCAAGCTCGAATTCGTATTGCTACTGAGTTGTGCTCTGTCCTAATATTTCTACACTCCAGTAAACCACACAGCATTGTACATGGTGATTTGAAACCTTCCAATATTCTCCTTGATGCCAACTTTGTCTGCAAGCTTAGTGACTTTGGTATCAGTCGGCTATTGGCTCGTGGCCAAGGTTCAAGCAACAATACAACACTATTTTGCAGGACTGATCCGAAAGGAACTTTTGCCTACATGGATCCGGAGTTCCTTTCATCGGGAGAACTTACACCAAAGTCAGATGTGTACTCATTTGGAATTATACTCTTACGGTTGCTAACCGGAAGACCACCTTTGGGAATAACAAAGGAAGTACAGTATGCATTAGATTCTGGGAAGCTGGAAACCCTCTTGGATCCTTTAGCTGGAGACTGGCCATTTGTACAGGCTGAACAGGTAGCTCGCTTGGCATTGAGGTGTTGTGAGATGAGCCGGAAGTGCAGGGCAGACCTCGTGTCAGATGTTTGGAGGGTACTCGAACCAATGAGGGCTTCATGTGGCTCCTCCTCATCCTTCCGGCTGGGTACTGAAGAGCATTTCCAACCTCCctcatattttatttgtccCATTTTCCAG GAAGTCATGCAAGATCCGCATGTTGCAGCAGATGGTTTCACTTATGAAGCAGAAGCTCTGCGAGGATGGATGGACAGTGGCCACGAAACTTCACCTATGACAAACCTTAAGCTTGAACACAAGAATCTCGTCCCCAACCATGCTCTTCGCTCTGCAATTCAGGAGTGGCTGCAACAGCACTGA